In Pristis pectinata isolate sPriPec2 chromosome 23, sPriPec2.1.pri, whole genome shotgun sequence, the genomic stretch GTCTCAGTCTTGAGGAATCACTGCATCCTTTCCGACAGTGgactctgattaaaaaaaacaatgaggcaGGACCCCACAACCACGCGAGGGTTGTCCTGGCCACTGGAGCTGAAGGTTAGTCATGAACACAAAGTATGCTTGCTTTCCACTTGTTTCCTTGCTGAGCTCTTTGTGCTTCTCCTCACAGAGGCCAGCCACCAGTTCCATCATCTGGCTGTACTGTGCATAATAAAGTAACACATCGTGACATCACCGAGACAAGAACTTTCGTTTAACCCAAGTTTCCCCTCCTTGCAACCATCACCCAACATCCCTGGGACTTGTATATCTGGGAGTCTGTTGGCTTTAAcgtgaaaggcagagcaggtggTTTCAGGGCTCAGTTGACACGGCAGGCTCGTATCATCAACAGCTGGAGGAGGATGAAGACCGGTGACATGATGAGGCCATACCACAGGTGGGTGCTCTGTTCGACCAGCTTTTGGCACAGCAGTATCTCAAAGACAAACTTGAGGCTAAGAACAGTCAGGATCCAGAAGAGGCGCATGATAGCCAGGCGTTTCTCACCATCCTGGAACAGGCGGATAGATACAATCATGGTGAAGTAGGTACTCAGCCCATCAGCAGTGAAAAGTGGGATGAAGACATACCACCAGTCCAGCTGCCCCACAAAGTTGTCCACCTTCACGGCCAGCAGCACTGAAAATACCAGGAAAGCTGCCAGATGCAACAGCATTTCAAATGTGGCAAAGCCCAACCATTGTACCAACTCACGCAGTGAGAACAGCATCTTGGTGCCAGTGTTGCCCAGGCCCCAGAGAGGACCTGTGTCAGTCAATGGGAACCAACAGCTTACATCGGTACAGCTGCAGTTTCTGGCATCGATTTGCAGTTAACAAACTTTTCATTCAATTTCTGAAAAATAacagaaacattttgttttaacataTCATTCCTCTCAATAATTGCATGAGATTATaacatttttaaagtaaaatgttCTATAACAACTTTCACAATCTCACAGAGCGGAgtcctgcctcacagcaccaaagacccaGGTGAATCCCAacatcgggtgctgtctgtggggagtttgcacattttccctgtgatagTGTGGGTGTCCTccggatgttccagtttcctcctacatcccaaagatgtgtgggttggtgggtgaactggctgctgtaagttgcccctagcgtgtagtgtagaatctgggtgaaattgatgagaatgtggggagaataaataaaatgggataatgcaggattggtataaatgggtatttgatgatcggcatggactcttgtgggacaaagggtctgtttccatcctCTATTTCTTCATGACTTTAATGTCACAAAGCACATTACAGCCAACTAAATAGTCTGAAATTTAGTAAGTGTTCTAATTTAGGAAACAGAGCAGTCAACATATGCACAGTAAACTCCTGGAAACAAATGTGACAAAGAGCTGATTGTATTGATTGACAGAGCTGGCTTGAGGGGCCATGCAGCTCACTCTGCTTCGATTTATTACATTCTCATTATCTGTTTTTGCAAATGTTGTATCTGGCAAAGCACCAAGGAAAATTGTCCTGCTAGTCATCAAAATAGGAACAGTTGTAAGTTTCTGGACTACTGTTCCTAAGCCATGACTTCAAATAATACATTGGTTTTGGGAAATTTAAGTTCAATTAAATAGAAACTGGCATAAACACAGTAACCGTTAAAATACCAGTTTAAGATACATCTGATTTATCAATGTCCTTAATCTCAAATTCTTGGATAGTCTGGGCTAAATGTGGCTCtcgacccacagcaatgtggtcaaATCTCAACTGCCATCTAAAATGGCTTAGCGAGCCATTCCGATGTATCAAGTCACTTTGTCCAATCAtagcgggctgccccagaacactctatgcaaaaagatgcatttcactgtgtgtttcgaagtacatgtgactaataaagaaatcttatcttatagtaaTTAGGACAGCTGTCCCACAGATCAATCAAGCAATTAACTGAAACAGTCATATTCATAAAACCACACTTTTCAGTGAACCTTGCCTGGTTATATCCTGTCACATCAGCAGTACAGACGAACAGGATGCAGTGATACAGAGGAACAGAGTCAGGAGGCAGCAACCCTGGAAGTCTTCAACATCAATACCATCTGATCAAACAGAGCCCAGGAAATCTCCTGCTGATTGTCACCTACACTCTTCCCTTGGCTGATGAATTAGTACTCTTCCATGTTTAAAATACTTAGAAGCATGGAGCAGAGAACATTTTCTGGGTGGGAGATTTCACTGTCTAGAATAGTTCCACTAACCAAGCCAGCTAAATGCCAAAGGACACAGCCGGACCTATGGCAGGTGAGGAAAGAAGCCACACAAGGGAGAAAGGCACTTGTCCTTAACTGCTGGCGATGCATCTGTAGTATTAACAAGAGTGACTACTGCACAGTCTTAGTCAAAACAAGGTCCCGTTCTGTGCCACATCACTATCGTGTTAAATATGATAAATTCAGAACAAATTGGGCAGCTTAAAGCTGGACACCATGAGGCACCATTGGCAACTAGCAGAAGAACTGTAATCCATCATGAACCATACTCTCACCCTCTACCATATTCTTCACTCTACCAATACTATCAAGACCGGGGACAAAGAGTAGTGTAGAAAGGTATGccaagagcagcagcagcagcaggcatACCCAAAAATGGGGTGCCAATCTCACAAAGCTAGCAACCACACACGTGCTACATTGTGGAAGCAAGCTGCAATAGACAGAGCAAATGAAGCTAATGGGAGTTGTATTTTGAGGCTGCAGCTAAAATGGTAAAAGGAGAAGCAGTGGTTTTTAAGAATTTGTTTGATTATTTGAAAGATCATTGCTCCCGCAAAGtaggggttcaaatccggccactgtctgtaaggagtttggacgttctccccgtgtctgtgtgggtttcctccgggtgctctggtttcctcccacattccaaagacatacgggttaggaagttgtgggcaggctatgttggcgccggaagtgtggcaacacttgcaggctgccccccaaatcactacgcaaaagatgtatttcactgtgcgtttacaatgtacatgtgactaataaagagaccttATCTTTATATATTCTCATGTAGGCCAAAGGATAAAAGAAAGTAGAAATTTTCAGATACTCAGTCTGTAAACCAAGGATCAGAGCTGGTGCCACAGCTACTTACGATCAACATTAAGGGCACAGATGGAAAGACTTACTGTAATGTCCCAAGTCTACCGACACTGCAAAGTTCGGTGACAAAGTAAACTGTAAGTAGGGGGCAGAACAGGCATATCAACAGACTAAATGAGTGGACAAGAAAGTAGCAGATGGAAGGTAAAGTTGAGATTTTGTATAAATGAAAAaggtagaaaataaaaatatttaaatggtgagaaaataTTAAATCTTGGTCTTCAAAGGGCTGTGGGTGTTCTTATCAAATGAAACACAAAGCTAACATGTGTTtgtagcaagcaattaagaaagcaaatggttatgcaggttggttcaagaaccaaatgcaaTTACAAGGACTTAGGAAGGATACACTTCCTTTGAACTGACACAAATGTTCATTAGTACGAATCCTGGGATCTAGGATTTGCGCAATATGAGAGATTGAATGGGAGGAACCCagactcactggagttcagaagaatgagaaataatattgatgaaacacaaaaaaactcagagggattgacagggtttCTACTGGCTTGAGAGACCAGGAACCACAATGTACAACAATCTAGCCAATGGAGGGACTCATTCAGTCTTCCTGCATTTGCCATCCTCAGAGTCTCAGGAAATCTGCTTCTGTCCCAAATGGCTGCTTGCCCACCAGCTGGGATTACCAACAGTCTCACATCTGAAAGGGATATTAGCTTTTCAGTTGGGATTAATGATAGATTTCAACTTTCCTACATAACCAAGAGATTATGGGCATAGTGCCAGGAATCCTCAGAACAGCTCCATCTGCTAAAATGGAGCTGCAGTGACATTAACAGGCAGCAGTGCATACGATTTGGAAGGAAAGTTGTGGAAACTGCAGCTGAACACTAAAAGGTAGAACTCCCTCCACTGTTACCTCATCCCCACCCAATGCTAGGCTTCTGTCCACAGAGCACAACCTATGCCAGGCTCCAGCCCCCGAAACCTCATGGGTCTAGGTCTGGATGTAGGTATCAAGTGCAATATTTTCATGCTTGTGACTAACAAACCCTTTACCTGTGCAGAGGATTTAGATAGGTAAAGTGAATGGGCAATATAGGTAAAGTGAaaacaatatggaaaaatgtaatATCATCTACTTTAGTAGAAAGGtcaagtactttttttaaaaactggtaaGAGACTattgttggtgttcaaagggacctggttgTCCTTGTACCTGAGATACTGAAGCCTAACATGTCAATACAACAAACAATTAAGGTGGCAATGGTATGCTGGTAAAAGCAAGAGAATTTGTATACAAGGGTAAAAATGTTTTACTATAATTATACTATAATCTTGGTGAAatcacagagtattgtgttcagttttcacCTTCTTACCCAAAGATAAGATGTACTTGCTCTAAAGGCAACACATCAAAGATTTACCCAgctagttcctgggatggcaggtctgtcaaaAGAGGAAAGATTGAGAAGGCTGGTCCTGTAATCTGAAGCGTTTAGAAGAATTTGAGATGATCTTGTGGAAATGTCagaaggcttgacagggtagataatgAGAAGATGTCTCTCCTGGCTGAGGAGACCCGAACCTGGAGTCACAGCTCAGAATCTGGGGCAGGACTGACATGGGGAGAAATTTCCAGACCCAAATGGTGGTGAATCAGTGGAGATCCGTATCCCAGAGGgcgtggaggctcagtcactgagtttatgCGAAGCTCAGATGGATGGATCACAAGATATTGGAGCAATGACGAGATATGGGGAAGGGGCGGGAAAGTGGTATTGGAGGTAAATCAGCCGTGACCTTGTTGAGTGTGGGAGCGGGCCAAGGGGCCGCGGGTCACCAGCCCAGCACAGCACCAACCCAGGACATCCCCATCCCCAGCCCAGCTGGGCCCCTCCGGCCCCGGCCCTGCAGTGGGGCGAAGTGCCTCCCCGGGCCTCTCCCAGGCCCAGTGCCTTACCCAGAGTCCGGTTCCTCGCTCGGGGCCCCGTTCTCTCCCGGTTGCCAGCACTCGGCGGGGTGCGGGCTCTCCCCCCTCGGTGACCAGGGTCCTTCCCCCCGCTGACCAGCGCTCCGCCCGTCCACCGGCCGGACAGCAGCCTCACTGCGCAACCGCACAGGAAACCTCGCCTCTCGCGAGATCAGGGCCTGGCGGCGTCGCAAAACTTCGGGCCTCGTAAGTGCCGGGTGAGGGTCATaggtgagtgaggggga encodes the following:
- the tmem203 gene encoding transmembrane protein 203 translates to MLFSLRELVQWLGFATFEMLLHLAAFLVFSVLLAVKVDNFVGQLDWWYVFIPLFTADGLSTYFTMIVSIRLFQDGEKRLAIMRLFWILTVLSLKFVFEILLCQKLVEQSTHLWYGLIMSPVFILLQLLMIRACRVN